The following are from one region of the Methanococcoides methylutens genome:
- a CDS encoding DUF167 domain-containing protein, with product MSFENSLKDKGDSITIDLEVTPGAKKSCFPGGYNQWRERIEIKLTAAAQKGKANNELIETLADFFNINTSSISIRSGARSTKKTIEITDLDYSKAAGLLRECFENIS from the coding sequence ATGTCTTTTGAAAATTCACTAAAGGATAAAGGGGATAGTATTACCATTGATCTGGAAGTGACACCAGGCGCAAAAAAGTCCTGTTTTCCCGGTGGCTACAACCAATGGCGGGAGCGCATCGAAATAAAACTTACAGCCGCTGCCCAGAAAGGTAAGGCCAACAATGAGCTTATAGAGACCCTCGCAGACTTCTTTAACATAAACACTTCAAGCATCAGTATAAGGTCAGGTGCAAGAAGCACAAAAAAGACAATTGAGATAACCGACCTTGATTATAGTAAAGCAGCAGGGTTGCTCAGAGAGTGTTTCGAGAATATAAGTTGA
- a CDS encoding YIP1 family protein has product MTLTQVLTNPNGFFAEKMKTEVEMKTPLMIVLLIAVLGAINAVIMTQKIMEILPPEAAAFASIGAIAGGIGAFIGAIIMWVIYSGVFYAISSILGGEGTFKRVLEVVAYGFIPSIANSIIGTIVMATSFSVENFDMQNPELMEQAMLNDPTMKMSMIVGILFTLWSANIWIFGLVHARHMTVKNAAISVLVPVGLYVLYTASKFIGA; this is encoded by the coding sequence ATGACGCTTACTCAAGTTCTTACAAATCCAAACGGCTTTTTTGCAGAAAAGATGAAGACCGAAGTGGAAATGAAAACCCCGCTTATGATCGTACTTCTCATTGCAGTCCTCGGCGCGATAAACGCCGTAATAATGACGCAAAAGATCATGGAAATATTGCCACCTGAAGCAGCAGCATTTGCAAGCATAGGGGCAATTGCAGGAGGAATCGGTGCATTTATAGGGGCGATCATTATGTGGGTCATTTATTCAGGAGTATTCTATGCGATCTCATCCATCCTGGGCGGAGAAGGAACGTTCAAGCGAGTACTCGAAGTTGTTGCCTACGGATTCATCCCATCCATTGCAAACAGTATCATAGGGACCATAGTAATGGCAACATCATTCTCAGTAGAGAACTTTGACATGCAGAACCCGGAACTTATGGAACAGGCAATGCTCAATGACCCCACCATGAAAATGTCAATGATAGTCGGGATCCTTTTCACATTATGGAGTGCTAACATCTGGATATTCGGACTTGTTCATGCAAGACACATGACCGTGAAGAACGCAGCTATATCCGTACTGGTGCCTGTAGGACTCTATGTATTATACACTGCAAGTAAATTCATAGGTGCATAA